The Gimesia sp. genome segment CGGTGCGAAACAGGCTTTGCTGACGAAGGTTGTGTATCAGTTGTGTAAGGATCATGGTTCGTCCCTGAAAAGTGTAATTAATCGGATATACCTGTTCGAATTTTAAACAAAAACGGAAAAGGAGCATAGTGTGAAGCGGGTTTCCTTCAGTAAGATTAAAGAGTCCAATAATTATTGAAATGTCTTTTTAATCCGGGACCCTTTATGAATTTCCCTGGCAAAACGTTTCTGATCTGCACAGTACTGAGTCTCTCGCTGTTAGCGGATCTTCACACACCTCTCCATGCCGGTTCACCAGAGATCTCCGTACAAATTGAGCGATTGGAAAACACCTGGTTGTATGAAGTCGCGGATGGTGACTATCAGATTCTGGTGGAAGGAGAACCTCTGAAACGCATTACCGGTGCAGAGCTGCCTGCTTTACGCGATCTGGAGATCAAGTTACAGAAACAGAAGCAGAATGATCCTCGGGTAGCGCAACAGCTCAATGCGCTGTTGATTGCCATGGGACGCATTGCGGACGAACCGACTTTGATCTACCTGCATGAACTTTTCGAATCCTATCCCGAGCGACGAAATGATGTGGCTGAGGCGATCAGCTGGTATTCACAGGAGAATCAGCGACGGGACGCCGACTGGCGGATTCTGGTACGGTCGTTGAATATCGTCGAAGGAAAACAGGCCCGGGCTGTGATGCAGGCATTGACCCGTTTTCACAGGCGATCCAACAAAGCACAATGGATTCGGCAGGTGATTCTGGTCGGGCTGCAGCAGAATCCTGAGGGGCAGGCGATTGCAGTGAAACTGCTGGAGCACTGGACTGGACAACATCCCGAACAGTCGGGAGAAGCTGCTTCTTCTCCGCTCGTGGCCTGGCAGAAATGGTTTGCTCTAAAATATCCGGACGAACTTCCCGCAGAACTTCCTGTGGAATCAGAGGACAGCCGCTGGAAATATGCCGGCCTGTTGAAAGAATTGAAGAACGAGTCGACAAAACCGGTCAATCTGCAGCTGGGGGCAGAGGCTTTTGTCAAAGCGACCTGCGTCAAATGTCATCTCTTTGGAAAATCAGGCGAGAAAATTGGACCTGATCTGACTCATGTCAGCAGGCGTTTCCAGCAGAAGGAAATCCTGCAGGCAACCATCTTTCCTTCCCATTTCGTTTCCGAAGAATATCCCACGTTTACCATCATTACCAGTGCCGGTAAGTCTCATACCGGCATGATGGGCGCAGCGGGACCCGATGAGATTATGTTGCTGACCAGCGAAGGCAAACGACAGCTCATTAAAAAGAAGGACGTGGATGAGATCATCCCCGTCAAGAAATCGTCAATGCCGGATGGACTGCTGAATCTACTGACGAAAGCCGAGGCCGTTCAGCTAATTCGCTATCTGTCCCGACTGCCTGAAGGTGCATCAGAAGCATATCGACATACAACGCGATAGGCGTGCTGTTACATGACGGGCGCAAACAGGCGATAGATATTCTGTTTTAAAATTACCAGTCTGCTTCGTTGGTCCCACTCAGCCTCAGTGATTCTGATGGCATCCAGCAGGTCCTGCTCACAGGTTTCTCTCAGTCGCTGGGCAAACTTGCGGTCATAGATTGCCAGTCCGACTTCGAAATTGAGAATCAGGCTGCGGGAATCAAAATTGGCGGTCCCCACGAGGGACCAGCAGCCATCGATCGTGAGCGTTTTCGAGTGCAGGATTCCCTTGTTGTACTCGTAGATTTCCACGCCGGCATCGAGCAGGGAATCGTAATAGGAACGGCCGGCATGTACGGTCGAGGGATTTGCTGACTTGCCTGAAACCAGCAGCCTGACATGAACTCCCCGTCGCGCTGCTGATTCCAGCGCGGTTGTTAAAGATTCTGGCGGGACGAAATAAGACGTCGTCAGTAACAGACTCTCGCGGGCTTCGTTGATAGCGGCAAACATCAGAGTCAGGAAAACATCTGCATTTTTTTCCGGCCCGGAACAGAGCGTCTGTGCTGTGACGTTCCCATCGGTTTCCGGATGAGGAAAATACTGCGAATGAGTCAATGCTTCTCCGGTGGCGAAGAACCAGTCTTCTGCAAACACCTGTTGCAGTTGCAGTGTTTCGGGACCTTCAATTTTGAGATGGGTATCGCGCCAGAAGCCAAGATTCTGATGCAGCCCCAGATATTCATCTCCGATGTTCATACCACCGGTGAATGCTACGTTCCCGTCGACAATCACAATTTTGCGATGGTTACGAAGATTGATCGACCAGCGTTCGCGAATTGAAGCACCGGGCAAGAAGGGCGCGACCTGAATTCCTGCGGCAATCATCGGCTTGAAAAAGTGGTTCCTGAGATTCATTGACCCGAAACCATCATAGAGAAATCGAACTTCAACGCCTGCTTTTGCTTTTTCGATCAGAAGATCGCGCAGCATCGTACCTGATTGATCGGGTTGCCAGATATAGTATTCCAGGTGCAGGGAATGTTGGGCGTTCAGAATCGCCTGTTTGATCAGGCCCAGAGTGCGGTTCGTATCTGTCAACAGTTCGATACTGTTGCCATAAGTGGGCACGGTATGGGCGATGTTCTGTGCAAGCCGCATCAGATTTTGATTCAGGACCAGGTACTCATCGTTGGATAGCAATTGGTTTTGAATTATCTGAGGGAGTTTGGGAGCCAGCGACTGATTGGCCCGCTCTTTGGATCTGGAACGCCGTTGAACGCGGTTGATTCCGAAGAAGAGATAAATGATACCACCCAGACCGGGGAGCAGCAGAATACTGAGAATCCAGGAAACAGTGGAGACGGGGTGTCGTTTCTTCTGCAGCAGGATGTGGGGAATCAGCGCCAGCGTAATCAGGTAACCGGTAAGTGAGATTGTGGCTGTAATCCAGTCCATCGAAGAGTCTCTCGAGCGCCAGGAAGCATAATACATGCAGGAAGATCAATTTGATTCAGGATTATGCAGTAATCCACTGGTTTCTCCTACCTTGTTTTTCTGTATGGCTTGAAAATTATGAGAATTTCGGGAACTCGGCGGGAATTCCGTTCGTCAAACCAACGCGAAATATTATGATTCCCGTCTGAAGCACTTCAAAATTAAACACATCTTGATACAGGTCCTGCAATGTTAAAGTTATCCATAAAAAAACACCTTCTCTGGTCATGCATGCTGGTTAGCCTGACCTCGCTGGGAGTTTATCTCTTTGCGGCAGAAAAAAGTTCGCCCGAAGCCCGTTCGCTGGCAGATTCCTATCAGAAACAGGGAAACTACCGGGATGCCTGGGAGCTGTACCAGAAGCTGGCAACCCGACAGGACAGTTCAGCAACAGAAGTGGTGCATGATCTGCAGGCAGGCATCCAGTGTCTGCAGCGATTGAATCGCGTCAGTGAAATCGATGCGTTTCGAGATGCGATTCTCAAAGTACACAGCGACGAACCGCTGGTTCTCTCCAGTCTTGCAGAAACACTGATTCAGGGACCTTATTTTGGATATATCATCGATGGTGAGTTCATCCGCGGTCACCAGCGGGGCGGCAATCGATATGTGAATACACGGGAACAGGACCGACTCCGGGCCTTGCAGTTAATGAGTCAGGCGGTGGAGGAATTGAATTCATCCAATGATCCAGCGCTCGCAGCCCAGATTTATGCCGACTATGCCAGATACCTGATGTCAGGCCGTCAGGGGCGCGCTGCCTGGAAGCTTCAGATTTTGACTGATCTAGAGGCAACCCCAGACTACCAGAGCGTCGGGGCCGAACCTGGCAACTGGTTTCGTGGTGAACCCAGCGGAGGGCCGGAAGGGGCGCCCGTGGATGCGAATGGCAAGCCCGTTTACTATCGAGTGCCCGAGTCCTGGGAGGGAGCGGCTAATGATGGAGAACGCTGGCGCTGGATGCTGGCGGAATCAGTCAAACAGGAGCCCGGGCGGGAAGGGCGTGTGCTTCTGGGAGTCGCGAATTTTACCCGCAGTCAGTTTGGTGTTCAGACCCTGCAGCAATACTTCCCCCTGCTGTACCGGCCTCGCGCAAGGGACGATGCCAAAGAAGAAGAGCAGGTTAATCCGTATTCTCTGGAGAGTCTGAAAGAATCCGAAACCCTCGCACGTCTGGCAACGGGGATTCAGCGCTTCGAGTTGCCAGCCGATCAGAATTATATTCTGCTGTATCAGAAGGTGATCTCACTGGGTAAAAGCAACCAGGCGGAAAACGCACTGGCTCAATTGACGAGTGTCTTCGAAAACCGGAGACAGTATCCAGAAGCTGCTAAATACCTGCAGCAGAATATTCAAGAGTATGGTGATCCCGGGCAGAATAAACAGAAGCACCTGAAGCAGATTGTTGGCAACTGGGGAGAATTCGCACCCACCCAGACACAGGCGGCAGGTCAGGGGGCTAAGGTCGATTATCGTTTCCGGAACGGTACGCAGGTCCATTTTGAGGCGTATGAGATTAACGTTGCTGCATTGTTGAAAGATGTCAAAGACTATCTCAAGTCACATCCGGACCGCCTGGACTGGAATAAAATCAATATTTCTAACCTGGGATATCGTCTGGTTCAGGAACAGCAGAAAAAATATCAGGGAGCACTGGTTTCTCGCTGGGATATGAAACTGGAACCGCTGGCAGGACACCGGGACCGTCGTGTGACTGTCGCCACACCGCTGCAGAATGCCGGAGCATATCTGCTGATCGCGAAAATGGAAGACGGAAATACCAGTCGGATTGTTGTCTGGCTGGACGATACCGTCATCGTGCACAAGCGGATGGCTGACCGAACCTTCTATTATGTGGCTGATGCCCGCAGTGGCCAACCGGTGCCGAATGCGAATCTGGAGTTTTTTGGATATCAGAACAAATACGTCGCCCGTAATCAGCGACAGACTCTGACAGCCAGTTTTGCAGAGCAGACCGATGAAAACGGTCAGGCATTTCCTGAAGAGAATCTGCTGAAACGCGAGTTTCAATGGATTGCCATCGCTCGTACAAAGTCAGGTCGATTTGCTTACCAGGGGTTCGATCGCTTCTGGTACCAGCGGTCCCCCCAGGAAGAGTATCAGGTCAACAAGATTTATGGGATCACCGATCGTCCCGTCTACCGTCCCGGCCAGAAGGTTGATTATAAATTCTGGGTCCGGAACGTGGGTTATGATCTTTCAAAATCTGAAGAAGCCCTGTTTGATCAACGTGAGGTTACTTTAAAGCTGATCGGGCGAGATCAGAAACAGATCTTTGAAAAAACGCTGACGACCGACGAATACGGCGGTGCAAACGGGGAGTGGGAGATTCCCCAAGATGCTGCTCTGGGTTTCTACAGTTTTGTGGTCGAAGTTAAATATGATTTTCCACCGGGGAAAAACCGAAATCGCAGATTTGCTTCATCGTTCTCGTTCCGCGTTGAGGAATATAAGAAGCCGGAATATGAAGTCTCGGTCGAGGCACCTGATGAACCCGTGGCACTGGGAGATACTATTAAAGCCAAAATTAAGGCAAAGTACTATTTTGGCAGTCCAGTGATCAACGCGGAAGTCAAATACAAAGTAACGCGAACCTCTTATGAGCAGCACTGGTATCCCTATGATCCCTGGGACTGGTTGTACGGATCCGGTTATTGGTGGTTTACCGGTGATCATCCCTGGTATCCCGGATGGGGCCGCTGGGGATGTATTGCCCCCGGTCCGTGGTGGATCCATCGTCGCTCTGCACCACCAGAAGTTGTCATGTCGAATACGGTTCCAATTGGCAGCAATGGTGAGGTTGAAATCGCGATCGATACAGCGCTAGCGAAAGCGATTCACGGCGATGAAGACCATCGATATGAAATTACCGCTGAAGTCGTTGACGAGTCTCGGCGTACAATCGTGGGAAAAGGATCGGTACTGGTAGCCCGTGAACCCTTCAAAGTGTTTGCCTGGATGAATCGGGGTTATTACCGGGTTGGCGATTCGATGACGGCCAGCTTCAAGGCACAGACACTCGATCAGAAACCGGTCCAGGGAACCGGGAAGATCGTGTTATACCGCATTACCTACAATCAACAGGGGGAGCCACAGGAAACGGCGGTCCAGGAATGGGATGTAAATTCCCAGGAGGACGGCACAATCACTCAAAAACTGTCCGCGACTCAGGCCGGACAATATCGAGTTGCCTGTGTTGTGACTGACAGGCAGGGCAAACAGATAGAAGGGGGTTCCCTGTTCACGATCCGAGGTGAAGGATTTGACGGCAAGGAGTATCGCTTCAATGACCTGGAAATAATTGTCGAAAAGAAAAATTACCAGCCGGGGGAAAAAGTTCGTCTGTTGATCAATACGAATCAGCCGGGTAGCACCGTTCTTTTGTTCTTGCGTCCTGTGAATGGAATCTATCAGAAACCTCAGGTGCTCAAACTTGCTGGAAAAAGCACCACTTATGAGCTGGACCTGACGCGCAAGGATCTGCCAAACCTGTTTGTGGAAGCTGTGACAATTCACCAGGGGCAGGTATTTACCGAAGCACGTGAAATTGCTGTTCCACCAGAAAAACGGGTGGTCAATCTGGAAGTCGAATCTTCTGAAACCGAATATAAGCCCGGTCAGGACGCGACCGTGAAGCTGAAAGTGACCGATGCAGAAGGAAATCCGGTTGAAGGTTCCCTGGTGGTCAGTGTCTACGACAAGAGTGTGGAGTACATCAGCGGCGGTTCGAATGTGAGTGACATCAAATCGTTCTTCTGGAAATGGAAACGCTCACATCACCCTTTGACCTATAGTAGCCTCAGTCGGAGTTTTCATAACCTGCTCAAGCAAGGTGAAGTCGGCATGCAGGTGCTGGGGACTTTTGGAAATCTGATGCCTGCGAATGCTGATAAATCGGATCAATTCGGGGTCATGGAAGGCCCGGGGCCGGGTGTCTTACCAGCTATGAAGTCTGGCAGAGCAACTCCCATGGCGGGAGTCCCCCTCAGCCTGGCCCCTGCCGAAGAAAAGGCAAGTGAGTTACAGGCAGATGCTTCTGTGGCTTCGGCAGGATCTTCAGCTGTAGTCGAACCAGCCGTTCGTCAGAATTTCGCAGATACCGCCTTCTGGAATGGCGCGATCAATACGGACCAGAATGGTTTAGCTGAGGTCTCCTTTAAGATGCCCGAGAATCTGACCAGCTGGAAGATTCGCAGCTGGTCAATGGGCGCAGGGACCATGGTAGGTGAAGGTCAGCGAGAAGTTGTTACTCGTAAAAATCTGATTATTCGGCTCCAGGCTCCCCGGTTCTTTACAGAGACTGATGAAGTCGTGCTGAGTGCGAACGTGCATAACTATCTGAAGACCTCCAAGGATGTGAAAGTGGTGCTCGAACTGGACGGCGATGCGCTGGAACCGCTGGATGAACTGACTCAGACGGTGACGATTGATGCCAATGGCGAGAAACGGATTGACTGGCGGGTTAAAGCCTCACGGGCCGGTTTTGCTGTGATTCGCATGAAAGCACTGACCGATGAGGAATCCGATGCGATGCAGATGACCTTCCCGGTCAAAGTACACGGAATTTTAAAAACAGAATCCTTTACCGGCAGTATTCGTCCTGGCGATACATCGGCCCAGATCAGTTTTCAGATTCCCGGTCAGCGGACGACTGAACTCAGTCGCCTGGAACTGCGTTATTCTCCCTCACTGGCAGGAGCGATGGTCGATGCACTGCCTTATCTGATTTACAACCCCCATAAAACTACAGACTGTACCCTATATCGTTTTCTGCCAACCGTGATGACCCAGAACATTCTGAAACGAATGGGGCTGGATCTACAGGAGATCGAGCGGAAACGGACCAATCTGAATGCCCAGGAAATTGGCGATGATCAGAAACGGGCTGAACAGTGGAAACGCTATGGTCAGAATCCGATCTTCAATCAGGCTGAGGTGGATTTGATCGTGAAGCAGGGCGTCGCAGATTTGACCAGTATGCAGCTGTCTGACGGCGGCTGGGGCTGGCTCTCTGGCTGGCAGGAACGGTCGTCTCCCTTCTTCACCGCCCGGGTCGTACAGGGGCTGGCCCTGGCGCAGCAGAGCGATGTTGCACTGGTACCCGGCACTTTGGAACGCGGAGTCGAGTGGTTGAAAAACTACCAGCAGCAGGAAGTGCGGAAACTTCTGAATGCACCAGCTAAAACGAAACCCTACAAAGAATATGCATCCAACCTGGATGCCTATGTGTTCCTGGTTCTGGTCAATCAGGGCGTCACCAATGAGCAGATGTATGATTTCCTGTATCGGGATCGCACTAAATTATCGGTCTATGCCTTGGGTATGCTGGGACTGGCGTCTCATCAGCTGGAACGTCAGGATAGGCTGGCGATGCTGATGGATAACATGGACCAGTACCTGGTACGGGATCCTGAAAATCAGACCGCTTATCTTAATCTGCCAGAAAACAACTGGTGGTGGCACTGGTACGGTAATGAAGTGGAAGCAAATGCCTACTATCTGAAGCTGTTGTCGAAAGTAGATCCGCAGAACCCCAAAGCGGTACAGCTGGTCAAGTATCTGCTTAACAACCGCAAGCACGCCACCTACTGGAGTTCTGTGTCGGACACTGCGATCGCAGTCGAAGCTCTGGCTGAGTACTGGACAGCCAGTGGAGAAGATCAACCCGATCTGACTCTCGAAGTCTACCTGGACGGTGAGAAACAGAAAGAAGTGAAAATTACTGCCGCCGATCTGTTTACCTATGACAACAAGTTTGTTCTGGAAGGTGACGCGTTGACTGCGGGGGCCCATCGTCTCGAGATTCGGAAGCAGGGGCGAGGGCCGGTATACTACAATGCATATGTGACGTACTTCACGAAGGAAGACTTCATCACAGCCACGGGGCTGGAAGTCAAAGTGGAGCGCAAGTATTACCAGCTGATTCCCAAAGAGGCAGATATTAAAACGTCCGGCTCGGAAGGTCAGGTCGTCGATCAGCGTGTGGAGAAATACCAGCGTCAGGAAATCACACGTGAGACTGCCCTCAAGAGTGGTGACCTGGTTGAAGTGGAATTGATCTTCGACAGCAAAAATGACTATGAATATCTGGTATTCGAAGATTTCCGCGCCGCTGGTCTGGAACCGGTCGAACTCCGCAGTGGATACTCCTACAACGGACTGAGGAACTATCAGGAATTTCGGGATGACCGCGTGGTCTTTTACATCCGGCAACTGCCCCGCGGAAAACATGGTCTGAATTACCGCTTGCGAGCCGAAATACCCGGGAAGTTCAGTGGCTTACCGACTACGGGTGAGGGCATGTATGCTCCCGAGCTCAAAGCCAATTCCGACGAAATGAAACTGCAAATCATCGATAAATAATCCAGATCAGATCGGCTCCCAGAAGGTACCATTCCATCTGCTGAGCCGATTCTGTTTTGCATCGAATAGATAGAGCGTGCGTTGCGGGAAGATTTGCTGCACGCGGGCAGGGGGATACTGATCGGGAAGATAACGACCGGTCAGGATCTCCTGTTGCTTGAGGTCGGGTGGGTTGATGACATAGTCGATGTGTCGGTCATGCGGATCGTGGGCGATGAGCATCAACGCGGGACGTATGATTTGCGGGTGATGATCCAGCATCTGCTGAAACTGGAAATGTTTGAGGCGTGAGAAGGCAACATTACTCACGATGATTTCCAGCTTGGAGACTCCCCAGAGTGGGGGCAGGACCGTCAGGTTAGTCAGGAAGGCGGCCAGCATCATGGCCAGCCAGAGAACGCTCATCAGGGGGCGGTCGATTTTTTCCCAGATCCGAAACAGCGTCTGCGTGGCGCGGGCAAAAATCAGCGCCCAGAGCGGGCCGGTTTCGAATACGTAATGCCAGTGCATGATGCCATCATACCAGTAGGGGATGTGGACAATGTGCAGTGATATGATGGAGGCGAATACCAGCCACCAGCGGGACCACTGTTTCCATTCGGTCAGTACAAAAACCAGCGCAGCGAGGGAGAGAGGGATAATTCCCAGCGTCCACTGCAGGCTGGCCAGGAATCGGTTCTGTACATTCTGGACAGCCAGAGCCGGCGTCAGGTTTTCGGCCCACTTGTCGTAATTATCCAGGACCTTGGGCCCCAGTTTCTGTTCTCCCCGGATGACATTATTGAATCCATACACGTGCCGAGGGGTGTAGATATCGGTATAGAGCTGATAGGGCATCTTCCAGCCGCTACTGGTGATTGACTGATTATACAGAAACAGACAGATTAACCCGCAAGCCAGGGGCAGCGCCAGTCCCGCCACAGGCAACCAGATTTGCCGAGACGAGCTTTCTGATTCTGTTTTCTTACATCTTTGAAGGTACCAGCGAACCAGTTGAACTGCCTGCCAGATTCCAAACGGCAGGGCAAAACCAGCCGCTGTCATGGGGCGGCAGAGCATCGCGAAACTGAGCCCGACCCCTGCCAGCAATGCGTCTCCCAACGAACTGGTTCGCTGCATGCGCAGGTAAGCCCAGAGAAACAGAGACAGTCCGACCAGCGTCGGATGATGGGCCAGAAGCAGGTTACTGAAGATCGCCATGCCCGGGGAGAACGCGATGATCAGGCTACCCAGTAAGCCGACGCCATTCCCTCCGAGTTCTCGTCCCGCCCAGAAGAAAAAGAACGTGGTAACCGCACCCGCGAGCCAGTACCCCCAATAAGGATGTCCCCAGGCAAGGAACGGGGCCAGCCAGAGTCCCGTACCTGGGAAATAGCGGCTGGCCATGTTCCCTTCGTTGAGGACATGAACCTGGTCGAACAGTTCCGGTGCCTCCGGATGACTGGGAAATGAAGTCCGTCCCGCCAGTAAGGTTTCGGCCTGAAAAAGGTAGCTATATTCATCGTGATACGCCGGGGGAAGGTCGCCGAGAGTGAGTTCTCGTTCGGCATTCACGATATGGTCCGCGGTCCAGCCGCTAATAAAAAGTGAAGTCAAAGCCAGGAGCAGACTGATCGAAATGGCGAACCAGTCCCATTGTTTGTCGCTGCGCTTTTTATCGACCCATGACTGGGAGAGCCGGGGACGCAGGACCCGGGAGAAGAATCCCCAGTGGAGGGGGAGTGGCAGCCACCAGCAGAGAGGGCTAAACAGCAGCAGTATGAAATAAGGAGTCGTGTCGACATTCACGTACAGAAAGAAGCGGGAGAGCCAGGGGAGTTGCAGATTCTCTGATTCAACCCGGTTCCATTCGTAGGGGGCAAGTAAGGAGAATAATGCGACCAGGAAGAACAGATGGATCAGCGGGATCCAGCGGGAGGGGGAGGCAGACGTTGTATCCGCTCCCGAGCCGGGCTGGGAGGAAGGTTGCTGTTTCGAATTCATGAATCGTATTGATTTCTGCGGATTGGAACCTGCTGCGAGTTCAAAGGAAAATCATAGACTTCTATTCCTTAAAGAGAGTATAGCTGTGCCGATTGGAAAAAAGAAAGGCGTGATCTCCGAGTAGACCACGCCTTTTTCAGGGAACAGAGACAGATCTCAGTTTTTCTTTTTAGCGGCCTTCTTTTTCTCGATCTGAGCGAGGATTTCTCCCAGAATCGATTTCTGTGAGGTTGAGAGAACTTCCGCACACTCGGCATCTTTTTTCGCATCGATTTCAGCGAGTTGTTTTTTAAGACTATCGATCTGGGCTTTATAGTCTTTCTGTATTTTATAAATCTTCTCGCGCTGGTCGTCCGTGAGATTCAGCTTTCCATAGTGATTGGGTAAGCGGACTTTCCGTTTGGCAGGAGCCTTTGTGCCTTCCGTTTTTTTAGCGGCGGGCTTTGCAGTCTCGCCCTCCTTTTGCTGAGCCGGAATAGAGTCGGCCGTACAGATGGTGAATGCGATCACTGTGGACAAAAAGGCAATCATTTTCAAAGCATGCTGTTTCAACATGACTTTCCCCCTCGTTAAACAACAGGAAATTGTAAACCGCCCCCATGGGGGCCACGTGTATATTATTGTGTACACGTGAATTTTTGTGTTCAACTGCAATTACCAGGATAATTCGAAAAAACTGACAATCAGTTCAGTTGCTCGCGGATGCGGTAGAGTTCTTCCAGAGCCGCCAAAGGGGTCATTTCATCTACATTCAGATCTCTGATTTCATCCAGTACCGGATGGGGGGCATTTCCAAACAGAGAGAGTTGTTGATGCACCGATTTCTTCTGTTTGCGGGGCGGGATTGTAGTCTGGCCACTGTCATCGAAGTGGTCTTTTTCCAGGGTTGCCAGAATCTGGTTGGCCCGTTGAATGACCTGATCGGGGATCCCTGCCAGTCGGGCGACATGGATGCCGTAGCTCTTGTTGGCCGATCCTTCGATAATTTTATGCAAAAAGACGATTTCACCATCCTGTTCATGAACGGCCACATTCCAGTTACTGGCCTGCTTAAGTGTCTGTGTCAGCTCGGTCAGTTCGTGATAGTGGGTTGCGAACAGAGTTCTCGCTTTGAGTTGGTCGTGTAAAAATTCGGTCATGGACCAGGCCAGGGAAATCCCATCGTAGGTACTCGTCCCCCGCCCGATCTCATCCAGGATGACCAGGCTTCGGTCGCTTGCGGAATTCAAGATGCGCGCGGCTTCTGTCATTTCGACCATGAATGTACTCTGGCCCTTACTCAACTCATCACTAGCACCAACGCGAGCGAATATGCGATCAGCAATCCCGATGCGTGCTTCACTGGCGGGGATGAACGAGCCGATTTGTGACATGAGAGTCAACAGGGCTGCCTGACGGATATAGGTACTCTTACCTGCCATGTTCGGTCCGGTGATAATCTGGACCCGGCCGTAAGGTTCACCCAGCAGGACGTCGTTTGGGACGAATTCGCCCGAAGGCTGCAGGCGATCCAGCACGGGGTGCCGACTCTCGCGAATATCGAGTACCGGGTCAGTGGTCATTTCGGGACGCGTGTAACCGGCGTGTGTTGCCAGGTGCGCGAGACCGAACAGGACGTCGATCTGGGCCAGTACTTCCGCTGTTCGCTGGGTACGAGTGGCTTCTTTCGCAACCTTTTCCCTAAGCGTGTCGAACATGGTCTGTTCGAGTTCAATCGCCCGTTCTTCTGCTTTGAGTACTTTTTCTTCGTACTCCTTGAGTTCAGGAGTGATATAGCGTTCCTGATTTTTCAGTGTCTGTTTGCGGATGTAGTGTTCGGGGACTTTGTCCGCGTGGGCCGCTGAGACTTCCAGGTAATAGCCGAAGACTTTGTTATAGCCGACTTTGAGATGGGGAATGCCGACCCGCTCCGATTCTTCATTCCGATAACTGGCGATCCATTCCTTGCCCCCTTTAGAGAGCGAACGCAGTTCGTCCAACTCATCGCTGAAGCCTGAGCGGATGACACCCCCTTCATTGAGTGTCAGAGGTGGATCTTCGACGATCATGGTTTCAATCTCATTGCGGACTTCTGCACAGAGATCGATTCCCGCTTCGAGGGACTGCAGCAGTTCTGCTTTGCGTCCGGAAAGCTTCGCCTTGAGTTTCGGTAATAATGCCAGGGTTTGTGCCAGGAAGCTGAGGTCCCGGGCACTCGCACGCCCCGTAGCAATTCGGGCAGTCAGACGTTGCAGATCATAAGTTTTCGAGAGTTGTTCCCGTACATCGTTGCAGAGCACCGGATTTTGTGAGATTTCTTCGACAGAATCGTGGCGTTTCTGGATTTCATCCAGACTGGTGAGG includes the following:
- the cls gene encoding cardiolipin synthase, coding for MDWITATISLTGYLITLALIPHILLQKKRHPVSTVSWILSILLLPGLGGIIYLFFGINRVQRRSRSKERANQSLAPKLPQIIQNQLLSNDEYLVLNQNLMRLAQNIAHTVPTYGNSIELLTDTNRTLGLIKQAILNAQHSLHLEYYIWQPDQSGTMLRDLLIEKAKAGVEVRFLYDGFGSMNLRNHFFKPMIAAGIQVAPFLPGASIRERWSINLRNHRKIVIVDGNVAFTGGMNIGDEYLGLHQNLGFWRDTHLKIEGPETLQLQQVFAEDWFFATGEALTHSQYFPHPETDGNVTAQTLCSGPEKNADVFLTLMFAAINEARESLLLTTSYFVPPESLTTALESAARRGVHVRLLVSGKSANPSTVHAGRSYYDSLLDAGVEIYEYNKGILHSKTLTIDGCWSLVGTANFDSRSLILNFEVGLAIYDRKFAQRLRETCEQDLLDAIRITEAEWDQRSRLVILKQNIYRLFAPVM